One Saprospiraceae bacterium genomic region harbors:
- a CDS encoding DUF1772 domain-containing protein, protein MLNKMTNSIIRFITVVMVALVAGTIFGIWLGYNPKDLSAPTFIEQQQSAINDLNTLMPILGLIAILLTLTSAITHKKEKRTFAILLIATFFLLISGLTTKFGNQPINSIIMTWDMNVAPTNWMELRDKWWTYHEIRTLTAIVALLLIVWISIKKD, encoded by the coding sequence ATGTTAAACAAAATGACAAATTCTATTATTCGATTTATCACCGTTGTTATGGTAGCGTTAGTAGCAGGTACCATCTTTGGAATATGGCTTGGCTATAATCCAAAAGATTTATCGGCTCCAACATTTATTGAGCAACAGCAAAGTGCAATCAACGACTTAAATACGCTTATGCCAATTCTCGGACTGATTGCTATTCTATTAACTTTAACTTCTGCCATCACACACAAAAAGGAAAAAAGAACTTTTGCAATTCTTTTGATAGCAACTTTCTTTTTACTCATAAGTGGTCTTACAACCAAATTTGGAAATCAACCAATAAATAGCATTATCATGACGTGGGATATGAATGTTGCACCAACCAACTGGATGGAATTAAGGGATAAGTGGTGGACCTATCATGAAATTAGGACTTTAACGGCCATTGTTGCTCTTTTACTCATCGTATGGATTAGCATAAAGAAAGATTAA
- a CDS encoding PKD domain-containing protein: MKEIFLYSALISFTIFTTCNKQELEDDFIPANQESSYVPKSDKADNQDINTLNRAKADFTINNVNNEVDEKDVLLLTNNSVNAVSYHWDFGNGDTSIKAYPNYKYEKHGYYTITLTITDARGNTHKASHEILVLCIFGGGEHDQ; the protein is encoded by the coding sequence ATGAAAGAAATTTTCCTTTACTCCGCCTTGATTTCTTTTACCATCTTTACTACCTGCAACAAACAGGAGCTGGAAGATGATTTTATTCCTGCAAATCAAGAGTCGTCCTATGTGCCTAAAAGCGATAAAGCAGACAATCAAGATATCAACACATTAAACAGAGCAAAAGCAGATTTCACGATTAACAATGTAAACAACGAGGTTGATGAAAAAGATGTCTTATTGCTGACCAATAACTCTGTTAATGCTGTTTCCTACCATTGGGATTTCGGCAACGGCGATACTTCAATAAAAGCTTATCCAAATTACAAATACGAGAAGCACGGATACTACACCATTACGCTGACCATTACCGATGCTCGTGGCAACACACATAAGGCAAGCCATGAAATTCTGGTGCTTTGCATATTTGGAGGAGGAGAGCATGATCAATAA